The DNA region ttttttttatttcaaacgaTTTGTAAAACCAGAAATAGAGATTATTTGGTAATCAGGAGGGGAATTAATGTGCATATGGACAAAACGCGCATTCATTTAATTATATGCacttcattttaaattaaagaaaggATTATACGTTGTTGAACGTGCTACGAGTTTCTTCTCTGTCGGCGACGAACCCAGTAATCCGAAAATGCTGAAACAAAATCTTTTAATCTTTGGTGTTTTTTGATCATTTTGAACCCGCTTTGTTACCGTTGGTTTcgttttgttattaaaaaatgaattgtgaTTCACTGCTAACAAATGAATGTTGATTATGAGAATGTAAATCCGCGAATTAACCAATGGGTAATTGTTGCGCAATGTTTCTTTATGGAGAGTTAAAAAGTCAGCGTGTATAAACCCTTACAACTTGGGTTATGTTGGGTTACATAATGGTTTTAAGAATGTTATTTTAgtataataaacattttgaaataacttTCTATTTGACACGTGTCACAACACTCATCAGCTGCTCATCTTCTACACTTGTCAAAGCATATTCCgtctttaagtttatttttaaaacaatggtCGTTTGGACTATGGAAAGATTTTATTAAAGAAGTTGGTAGTCTCAGCAAATGGGTTAAACATATGCACTATTCTTAATTTATATCAACAGAGAAAGGAGTCCATTCCTATAGTTATTACAGATGATTCTCCGGACACGTCGGGGGGTAATAGCAAGTTCCCTTCCAGGAAACAGTCAATGAAACCTGCCGGGGGGATGGGTCGCCGAAAATCCATCATGAAGCTGTCTGGAACCACGGCCCTTGCCGGGCGACGCCTGACCAAGGCCCTGCTGGACCTTCCCGAGGAACAAAGCAGTATCGCCAACAAACCCAAAGTCCGCATGGAAAACACGTACAAAATGGCCCCCGACGAAGACACAACGTTCATTCCATGGAAAGTTCGGAACGCCGTCTTGGatattttcaaggaacatttgTCCTCTGTGTCGTATGACAACAAGACTGCCGGAAAACAGTGCTGTGATCTTGCCCAAATGATCCGAAATCGGGTCAGAAATATGGACTTTCCGCGCTATAAGATAATCTGCAATGTGATCATCGGACAGTGCTCTGAGCAGGGACTGGAGGTGGCCAGTCGGTGTCTATGGGACGATAAATTCGACAACTATACCTGTATCGAGTACAAAAACCACTCTCTGTTTGCCATCGCTATGGTTCATGGTATTTTCTTTGAATAGCTCGTCCTTGTCGTCAATGCTAAGCTGTGATCTGTCTCGATGCATCCGTGCCTAACGTTACATGTGTGCGGAAAACGGAGAAATCCTCATTTGCGTTTTTAATGCACCAGTATTTTATTAACGTTTTGtcgatattttatttatactttattttgtGAAATTGGATATGTAGATTACTCGACAATAAAATTGTGAATTATCATGTGTTTTGTATGAGATTAAGTCAAGTAGGACCCCCATTCGACCGGTTTACTTAAAAGAAGATTGGTCATCAAATAGGCAATACAGGGTGAAAACCATAACAGTATTCAATATTCATAGATCATCACATATAGGACTGCTAACGATTTGGacaagaacaattttaacaggagcttggacttagGGTAGTTGTGTCGAACAGAAATTTGAAGTAGGCCtatctatttcattgttggccactcggccatggctctttgaaatcgaCATGATTTGTCTGGCTTATGAGCTAAAAccatttgttatactttcatgttaaatactgaaatctgattggttaagacgcagttaataatatttaatattaccctcagcgttagcaacgcacttggcaacgggtaacattaaaaaatgttacatgcgcgaaaattatgcgcgtacggttcgctgtagaattcacgttattcctatataaaagcagtaaaattttcttaaaaattttaaaaaagacattcagtataacaaaataaatagtgcctgtttgggaggataacagttgaaattgacacccctcgaaaaccattgtcaacctccgcttcgcgtcggttgacaatggttttctcggggtgtcaatttcaactgttaccctcccaaacaggcactatttatataatatgaaatctATGCatccagcgtcatttttaacttgttttgatgaaaaaaaaatagatagtaACGTCTTTTCAAAAGTCCAATGTCTTGTTAAAtggttttaattttgcatttaaatatgTTCAAGAGTGACTTTTAAATAGATACAATATGACAGACGGGGGAATAATTAAAACagatgaaatgtttaaattgggCGGAATACGAGTCTGAAAGACGTTAACATACTAGTACCTTAattctttcaaaatttcttttctAACAATGTATATGCAACAATGGACTAAATAATTTGATCCAAAACCCTCAAGTagtgtcatttaaaaataagaacttcaatgccttttatTTTATAGGGTCtttgctccatatttttgtcgtagtctaattaaggtctaatggaaaacataccaatttcaaccaaCGAAAACTTAGAATGATGACCCACTTTACATTTGAAATATCATTTGTCTCCCAGCAATTGGACGTTTAAGGAAAATCATAGAAGTCCGTACACTCATGGCCAACATTAGAAATAGCATTTAAATAAACCACTTTAATTGTTGTGATTTGAAATGTCTCACTGGTTAGGGCACCAGACATTTGATAACCTTAAAAAACCTGGCCTTTTAGGTTGAGGTtcaatgtttgttaaaatatttggacTGACTTTGACAAAGTGTGCCTAGtgataacaaataaatgaatctaaacaaaattttgaaattgtattttatgattaaccaaatgggcatttgccccccccccccccccttattcgCTCATCAGAGGAAGGTATCGAGTAGACTAGCAATCAGCAACCCACCTTCAAAAGCCCAGGGTCGTGCGTCAACTCCAAGAGGACCCCTTATATTGATacaaattatttgaatgcatCTTGCCATGAGGAATATAATGATTTTGTATAAGAGAATACCACCATAAACATGATCCATGAGTTGAGTTTTAAGCCATGAAATTTATGCCTTTTGACAAAgactatatactagtatatatagttaattaattcaatgaaatttaatgcaaattgACAGAGACTATAAATTCTATAGTTTATCAACTCGACTGGTCTGAAACACAAGTTCCTAGAGTATGGATACTTCTActaaaacacccccccccccccaattaatttttttttttacacttttgtaTGAAAAGCCAGTTTTACAATGTTGGTTAAATATAAAACTAGGTTTACGGCTATAAACTATATGGTCTATGCGTAACACTTGAAATGCAAAACAATCTAACTTAAAATTAGACGTAAATCTACTCCTCTACGATACGGTGACCGTAAAGGAGCGGAATTAccagtctaattttaattaaattgcaatgcaaaacaaaataaatgtgatatataTGCTAATATATCGGTTTTATGATTCATAAAATACTGTTTACGACTCTTAACTATAAGTTAACGAATGGTttgtaaacatgtataattaatCAACATCAATTTAAGCATTAGAATCGCCATCTTCGCTATAAAATATAGCCAAGGTTTTCTGATCCGCACCAAAGAAGCGATGCGGATCAGAAAACCTTGGCAAGCGAAGATGTAAAATCGCAAAAATGTAATATACACGTAGGCCTAGTTAAAGAATGCGTTTGAGAAACAGTTTAACAACAAACATCTTATTGATTGTGTATTTGAGATGTACAATTTTAGAGTGCTGTGAAAATATATCACTATTCTAAACATTAGTTcatgaattgaatatttatgtGATGTATGAAGTAGATTCATAACTTATTGAGATGTTCTTAGAGATTTTAAATTGAAAGATTTTACATGTAGCAGTTATAGTTAAagctataaaaaataattttgatatatgggtcttaattaaagaaataaatatcaccatataaagaaaaaaatcagttttaattaatattttgtattattgttttaatgcaATATTATTATGGAATtgcgtatattttttttatgatttagcagagagagagagagagagagagagagagagagagagagagagagaatgaattTAGGCCAATGAAAAGTCGTCAAATTGTCAACTGCGAACTATCAAAACAAATCGAGGTTCCACGTCATTTTCGCCAGTTTGTAGTTTGTTACAACCAGTTTTTGAACAATGCTGCACATCAAGTATAATTCTAGGAACTTGTAAGCTGTTTTATAATGTAGTCAGCACATACAAACTGTAAGTATCTTTGCTGCCCGCTGCCATATCTCCTACAACAGATTTATCGATTTCTTAAGCGTCTGACATTTATCTCGAATTTCCTCAGTATTGTAAACAAACTAATATATCTCTTTACTagaaatttgtttgttttatcagtttactgtcatatcgaattattaaaatgaaaatgataagaaaaagaaaccttaaTCATTACTGCAACACTGTTACTTGATCTCAATAGAAATAAGTATCAAAAGTCTATTATTGTTGTTGCAAATTTAACGGCTCTCTGATTACCGGTCGGTTTGCCTCAGGTAAGTTCAGGTAAGGGACATAGCCTAATTAATAAAGGTGTGAAGCCCGAGTCTTCGTAAAATGGTTAGGCAATCCCGGGCCgcggcaaaacaaaagattggcagtaattaatctgccaatctcattaaaattttcaggatatgttacggaccagtatatttgtattcgatgtaaatattgctgcaaaacaatgcatattttggaattgacgattgccgatctgcctcggcttttattttgccctgggccgggtttgcctacccattttatcAAGACTTGTGAAGCCCTAGGGAAACACACGAGCTTGTGTATTCATGTAAATATACACAGGTTGTTACAATGCTCTCAACATAGTTTTTTCGATGATCTAGAAaagtatcatatttttataagtaCTAGAAAAAGCAAATTGTCAATAtcattgaaatgaataaaagaacAACACATGAATGACCCCATGTGATATTGGCTATATCTATCTTTTTCCATTGTTTTTGATGGGTTTGACTGAGTTTTTATTGCGATGTTTCATGCAATATACAATAACCAAACTGTAgtcaaatataataaattaagtGCAAAATTATTGCAACATAGGTTTGTATTTATAAGTTCTCTGATGAGCAGCTAATATGCACAATAATTCTACCAGCTGTGCCTGTACCAAAGTTGTCATTACCGGTACTTGTTTCTCTTCCATTATTAATTGGTGCATGAGAAATTTCTCAAAGAAATCATAGACATATATCTATGAAGAATTGTGATATCTATAAATCATGGGCACAAGATTTGatgtaatttaattatttattctcAATTATtcacaaataaaaatctttattttgaaattatcatGGATGATCAGAGCCATTTGATTAATAGACTATTTAGGTGATCAGCATGTTTGTTATGGCATAAATTAAGTACAAATAAATTTGGAACATTTATTCGTCAGTAGTTTCTTTTAATTATAGTCAAATAGACTTGATATTTTAAGACAGTGCTTTTTTTCTCTGGCTTTAAAGTAATGTCAATATTCTTGTGATGTTATCTCTTCATAGAAATAGATCCACATTTAGTCTAATGAAAGATGCAATAGTGTTTCcctccaattttttttagagggggtgggggtggtggtGCTGAACTAAGAAGCAAACCAACCATGAAAAACTTAATAAGGTAATATGATGTTTATTTCATACAGGGGATATGGGTCAGATCTTAAGAAGACATTTAGAATCGGAGAATGGAGTTGATAATGATGGGGCGGTTGCCAATAGATTCCCAGATTTGGCTAAGTTACCACCAGAAATCAGCATGGCTATCCTGTCCCACCTAGATGCCACCGATTTGTGCCTAGCTGCTTGTGTCTGGAATAACTTGGCAAATGATGAAGTTTTGTGGATGGGGTAAATTTTGATGAACAAACTTTTTCTTTTGCAATAAATagaatgtttttcattttaatatgatttatcaAAGCAATTGAGATTATCAGATTATTATGTTCAGATTTTGTAAAATAGTCTAATTCAATgataaacaaatatacatgtactggtgtatgggaatgaaataataaattaaaacatgcaTTTAGCTTTGAactgagtacatgtacattaatgcATATATTTGTTTTCTGTGCAGATTATGTAAAGCCTCATGGGGATACACCAGCATTTATAGGTACATCAATAATCCTGTCAAGCTATCCTACAGGAGACTTTATCTGTTGTTGGATGAAGCATCACTTACTTTCAACGGCAACCCCTTTGAGGTATGCAGGTGCTACATAGATATAATGTAAACACACATTTCTAAATGGTTTTATCTCTACCTATAAGATTACTCATATTGTTATAGAATATGTTTATGTGACACTAGACTTCAGTGATTCATGAAAGTATTTTCTATATAACAGATCTGTAAggcttttattttgatttgttgCATAGTGGtggatcaaattttatattttattctgctcAGGAAATGTCATGATAAAGTAATACAATAATTTTCCTGCATAATTGTTCAATGTATCTTTTTATATTCTTATTATCATATGGTATATTTTGTTGGGAATTATGATATATTGGTATATTTTGTAGGGAGAggaatatttattcaaaagagGCATTATGGATAACAATGCTTTAGATATGGCAAAATTCTTACACTTCACAAATAAGATCAAACCTGATAAAAAGAGAGAGTATTTAGACAGGAGGTGAGTTGAAGTatgttttcaaaattcactGTCTTTGACAATATTACCCTGGCACTATGGTCAAATCTATGTTCTTGGTTAGTCAACAATCGTAACTAATGCATAGTGAAATTTcctatgttacatgtactaacaCTGGAAAAAAGATAACTCATCATTATACAAGTGCTTATACCAATTTAACTGAATAATTTCAGTATcctatttttaagaaatttcagatgcatgtttaaaaacatgctttatacaaacattttaaaatcaattgtctcaattgtttaataaaagtttttataattgaaataatttttgacacATAATATTACATGGTACATCTTgcataaaaatttcaattgaaattagTAGCTCTTAAATGGCTGTGTCAAATACCAGTACTAACACATTGATGGTGTCATATTTTCAGAAGAGACGTTTTAGACCACCTACTGCAGCTACAGAACTTCCAGAATCAGTTCTTGCCCAATGCCCTCCGAAAATTATTCTGTAACATCTCAGCTCCAAACAATAGAGGAGAGTACCTGTCTGAGATGATTGACAAGTTCTCAGACAGATTCTGTCACTGTAACCCAAAACTAGGATTAGATAAAGGTAAGAATTTAATGGGAATTGTCATATATATGACAAAATGGGtgcttattttgtatttttctgttGTTGTGGGTGAAAATGTTCAAGGTTATTTCTCTTCCCAGTAAGAGCTGGTACCATCAGAGTGCAAATAAAGTCTTGTTAAGGATTCTTTGGAATATCTTCTTTCAATGTTCCACATAATGGCACTGTCTTCTTTGCTAGTTTTACTTCTTTCATGTAAACATTCAGTACAATTATGCTGTGTCCTGtttttctttcatcttattttcaatgtttatttcaTGCTCTACATCCATGAATCTCTTTATTGTATAAGTGCATTTTCcttatgtttctttttcataagTCTGAAGGGTTTTTAGCTCTAGATACATCGATAACTATGTTCTAGTTATCCATGCTTTTTGCCTCTCTTTCACATCCTTTCTATGCCTTTTTTCAGacacagtgtttgttttatGCTTCTCCCTGATTAtgctgtctgtagacctcagcAGCCCtgcagtgaaaaacaaaatgtccAAGAGAGAGTTCATCAAGAACACCCGCCGAGCGGCGCGGAGCGTGGACGATGACCTGGCAGGTGACCTCTATGACAACATCTATCTGATTGGTCACGTAGCAACGGATAGTCTCAGATGACCCTCGTTGCTACAGTAGTGACCTGATGTGTTACTGTGTTTTTACTTGTATGTTTACTTAACCTTGTGTATATTCTTAGTGGGCTGGCATATTGTTTTGAGTATAATTATATTGacttaaagttaaaaataaagataattgaGGCAAACGATGCATTGAATTTTAAggtatttcaaatgtttacCATATTTGTGATAGAAATAATTCAGAGGGGGTTGAACGtaagataaaacaaaagatgataCTGCTGATTTTTTTATCCATGTATCATggtaaaattattatattgatttacatgtacaggtatatacatgtatcaatgatATACTTACATGCATACAGTGGGTATAGTTAGAGGCATGCTCAGCAAAGCCTATGTTTGAGAGCACTTGAAAAGTTTCCACTTCCCTTTAACAGAAATATTCGCAAGAGCTTGTGAGTACATGCTTTGCTGAACGGGTCTAAGATGTTACATAGAATTACTGGTATATGGCAatggaaaatgaaatgtttgatTTCTTTTGTAAAGTTTTCGGTGATAATTGGCTTGAATCTTGATTTTTAAAGTTCTATggataaaaaaattgtcaattaaCAGAAACATTAGCCTGTTCCACAAGAATTACATTGTAACCAAGAAATATACACGCACTGTTTGTGTTTGTATAGTGTACCAGTTTAGTAGATATTTTACTCTGTTGTTacaaactgttgattttttcacCTGTTTATGTTAattgaaactacatgtacatgaatgtaGAATGAACAAATAAGGGGAGGGAACTTGGGAAGTACCAACTTGTTATCCATATATAACCCAGTGAATTCATTTTAGTAATATAACTATGTATCTGTATTAAAATGAactaatattgaaatataaactAATTGATCAGTATTTACATTCCatacaaactaaaaaaaaatgatatcggaactttgatgtaattttttgaaaaaattagtATTGCACTATTATTCAAAGAATTGGTAGGGTTCTCATAAAAAAGTCGATTCGATTTGATTAATAAAGCCTGGCGTTATTTAAAATTTCCTAGGGTCCTTCCCAAGGATGCAGACAAACTTAATACAGTGCATGCTACAGTCACATACTTTTGAGGTTATTTAAATGTTGGTTGTGTATTTAAgcgtatacagtaaaacacgatTACAGTGAACACACGTTTAACAAACTAATGCTAACAGCGAAGTCAGTTGGATTTCCTCTTAATTTTTACACATATAATAAACTTATCATGTGTAACAATTATGTTTATAACGAATCAAAATTGTTTGTCCCTAGCACTTTTTTTACTGTACAGATCATTGGTTTGTGCTAATCTGGCATTTATTTACTCAGTAGCAGTTGTAAAATTTTGTCTTCTTCTAAACATTACTTTCCCAATATGTTGCAAAGTAACTTATTGCTACATTAAAAAGTTAGGTTACGATctttataaagataaagaaatttgattaatgatatttaatatttggAAGCATGTGATATTGATGGCAggttaaaaaaaagatcaattgtTTTCTTAATCTCCAAGTAAACAACATACTCTATGATAATTAAAACTCCTATATTGTTGTCAATCATGTCTAAAGGCAGCTTTTTATGTACtgtacaaaatttatttattttaaggatcttattttgaaattgcattCTCAGAATAAAGTATCTATTCACAATTAATCTGGCATTCAAGAAGTCTGTATAGATAAAGGCATAATAGTGTTGGAAACTAAAGACCATTAATCTTAATTAACATGAAGAACAAGGGTTAATTAAGCTATTGGTTGTCCTTAATGTCTTTCAAGGTATAAGCATGAAAGCATCAAACcctaaaaacagaaaattgcaCGATAAATCGATGCAATATCTAATTGTTTGATGTCTCTTTTTGTTCCCTTTCACTGTTAATTTTCACCCTTTGTTTTAATATGAGTTTATTATGTTAATTAATTGTGAATCTAACCATTTCTTAtcttatgtatatgtatatatttacaatggcaattttataccatgttttttttccatgaatattttgtaaattatacTGTTActtgaatgaataaaattcatcatGATGATCATTACTGTCTTATTATCATTCAACCAACTTTTAAGATTACATTGCCTTCATTCATAACACTATGAACTACAATAAGGAAATCTGACATCTTCCTGGATAGATCTGGTTACAACAGGGGCATGTTCATCAGAGCGGGCACTCGTAAGTTCTTGCAAAAAATTGTGTTATCGATAATGAGTATATAGTGAAGTATTAATGCTCGCGAGTATTCAATTAGCCAACTGCATAATGCCAGTGACAAGACCACATTGAATATCATTACTACCTATCCGATCTATTTAACACTTATATTAACGGTACTTCTTTACTTTAACGCCACCTCTATATGTAAACTTGTTAGAAATAAAGTGACTTCTTAGTTGTTTAATTTGGGACAAAATGGTTGTGGATGcaagttatgtattttttttttggcattgttCACAATCACTTTACCGAATGGCATGAAACAACAAAATTTGTTATAGCTTTGTTACTATAAacagtaccggtatatatggaacaAAAATAGAGAGATGATTCTGTCATAATTAAAAACTTCCCAATATAGTTGTAGATTCATGAAGACTTTCtttgtgtatatattttgtatacatattttacaGTTCATTTTTCATTAAGTATAGAAATAATGGATCACAACACATATTGTAAACTAATTACTTCCAATATCATTTGCAGATATTTTCTCTTTGGAGTCCctcaaacaaaacataaaaaacagaTCAACAGTTtgacaacattttttattgctgcagcaattattatttaaaaacacgAACAGCCCTTGGAGCATGTATATCTATCCACACCAATATCCTAGCTGATAAAATACATTGCAGTAAAGCAGAACTCCATTGTTGTTTAAAGTCATAATAAAGAGCAAGTAAATTAACAGACATTTTACAACCAAATTAAACTCATAATGTTATTGTACAGTGCTAACATCATATTTGTCAATTGCTAATTGGAAGGTCCACCTATATCCAGGAAATTTTTACaggaaatgttttaaacaaagcACTTCATTTGATTGCTAAACCAGTGTATGTAGATATAGATAATTAATGTTGATATTATGATGTataatcttaaaaataaaattcctcCCAAAAATAGAGATatagtcaaactttgttatctcaaaCTCATTTGGATCCATATAAGAACTCAAGATATCTGGGAATTCGATATGTAGAGGTTAAAATAAAAACCACAGAAAACAGTGGTTGTAACTTATTCTAAATGATTGTCATTGTTATAGAAGAGAGAAAGGGTTTATTTTCTGCATGTTtctcttgtttatttttttttggaatgagaTTGAATAGGAAGCTAGTATCACCTATAACGATATTTTCACCTATTTTGTGGATGTTATTTGGTGATAATTGTACcggtaataaaaaataaattttacaagtaaCCAGGCAATATAATATCCATAAGCAAAATTAACAGACATACCTAAATCATTGCAAAATTcacacataattatataaagctATTTATAGAACCTAACTCGCTGATCTTGCACAAAAATCATCTTTGTACCCAAACCACATTACAAAGAGTTAAAAACAGGTTTTGTATAAATCTTAGACACTGATAAATGGAAATGACACACATCCCTAACCTATGAAATAATTATGAGTGATTGGTGTCAAAATTTGCTAGTAAGCTAGTGTACTATGTGGTGTATCAATATTGTTTTAACTACAGTACCAAGCACTTCaaagaaatggaaaaaataattaGCGTCATATATCTTATTTATCTTCTAGAGTGTACAGAGATATACTTTTTGCATAACAAGACTTGTCCATTAAGTTCAGAACTTAAATGTACTTAcaacaattaaaagaaatattaaaagttattcaagttaaagaaatgataaatgCACATTAATATACTGTACatcaatatcaaacaatttttattcattcCAGATAACCTCTGTGTATTGCACTTCTACAAAAACTGATATAAACTTTCAACAAACTAAAACAATAGTAACATGTGTTTGGCAAATAAAGCACAATACTTTGTACAACTTGaacaatgtacaaaaaaaaatatacatacaccGTGTTACACACATCAACATTAAAACAACTCAAAAATAACTTCTTATCTACAGCAAAATCCTCAAAAAttagaacaaaataaaatgattattattttaaataagtgCATTTTCATGCattagtacatgtaaacaatataCAGTACACGTAATCTCCTTCTGTGATTAACactcaattaattaattaaccaAATAGTtctgtaaatgtacatgtatataaactttTGTCACAGCTTT from Crassostrea angulata isolate pt1a10 chromosome 7, ASM2561291v2, whole genome shotgun sequence includes:
- the LOC128191839 gene encoding F-box only protein 8-like produces the protein MTTDSRKESIPIVITDDSPDTSGGNSKFPSRKQSMKPAGGMGRRKSIMKLSGTTALAGRRLTKALLDLPEEQSSIANKPKVRMENTYKMAPDEDTTFIPWKVRNAVLDIFKEHLSSVSYDNKTAGKQCCDLAQMIRNRVRNMDFPRYKIICNVIIGQCSEQGLEVASRCLWDDKFDNYTCIEYKNHSLFAIAMVHGDMGQILRRHLESENGVDNDGAVANRFPDLAKLPPEISMAILSHLDATDLCLAACVWNNLANDEVLWMGLCKASWGYTSIYRYINNPVKLSYRRLYLLLDEASLTFNGNPFEGEEYLFKRGIMDNNALDMAKFLHFTNKIKPDKKREYLDRRRDVLDHLLQLQNFQNQFLPNALRKLFCNISAPNNRGEYLSEMIDKFSDRFCHCNPKLGLDKDTVFVLCFSLIMLSVDLSSPAVKNKMSKREFIKNTRRAARSVDDDLAGDLYDNIYLIGHVATDSLR